A genomic region of Exiguobacterium oxidotolerans JCM 12280 contains the following coding sequences:
- the rnpM gene encoding RNase P modulator RnpM, whose translation MQKKVPLRKCVITQEMKTKKELIRVVRTPDSEVVIDLNGKMNGRGAYLTKDVAVITKAKKKRTLDHHLKVKTTDELYDQLLEIAGGIHE comes from the coding sequence GTGCAAAAGAAGGTACCTTTACGTAAATGCGTCATCACACAAGAAATGAAAACCAAAAAAGAGCTAATTCGCGTCGTTCGAACACCTGACAGTGAGGTTGTCATCGATCTTAATGGTAAGATGAATGGGCGAGGTGCCTATTTAACGAAAGATGTAGCTGTCATTACTAAGGCGAAAAAGAAGCGAACGCTCGATCATCATTTAAAAGTCAAGACGACAGATGAATTATATGATCAATTGCTTGAGATCGCGGGAGGTATACATGAGTAA
- the infB gene encoding translation initiation factor IF-2: MGKRVYEFAKEQNVTSKQVIAQLEKLEKPVKNHMAVLDEQTVQQLDKVFNPEKHRAQKTEAPKQVKSDNKPNRPGTTTNKPAGNQSRNTKGGRPEFGNRNNRGGKRRPNQKKAEPRKLEVADPNSKSSQRKAARRAQEEAMANVVQYADNLTVGELAEKMAKKPNELIMKLMGMGVMATINQDLDDETVELLASDFGFEVEKSVQVDETDFDAYELDLDNYELSERPPVVTIMGHVDHGKTTLLDSIRNTKVTAGEAGGITQHIGAYQVEIDNKKITFLDTPGHAAFTTMRARGADVTDIAIIVVAADDGVMPQTEEAISHAKAAGVPIIVAVNKMDKEGANPDRVKQELTEFELVAEDWGGDTIFVPVSALKGEGIDELLEMILLVSEVQEYKSTPEMHGRGTVIEAKLDKGRGPVATLLVQHGTLRVGDPVVVGHTFGRIRAMVNDIGRRVKEVGPSTPIEITGLNDVPKAGDQFFAFEDEKKARQIGEARYQREIEAQRRDSAKVSLEDLFDRIKEGEVKDLNIIIKGDVQGSVEALAGSLKKIDVEGVKINIVHSGVGAITEGDVILASAANAIIIGFNVRPDGNAKSMADQEKVEIRLHKIIYNAIEEIEQAMKGLLDPEFVEKIIGQAEVRDVIKVSKVGTIAGGYVTEGKLTRAAGVRVVRDSIVIYEGKLDTLRRFKDDVKEVATGYECGIKIEKYDDIKVDDVIEAFIMEEVKRK, encoded by the coding sequence TTGGGTAAACGTGTATACGAATTCGCTAAGGAACAAAACGTAACAAGTAAGCAGGTCATCGCACAGCTTGAAAAGCTTGAGAAACCCGTCAAGAATCATATGGCAGTATTAGATGAACAGACAGTACAGCAACTCGACAAAGTATTTAATCCCGAGAAACATCGGGCTCAAAAAACGGAGGCTCCAAAACAAGTGAAATCAGACAATAAACCGAACAGACCAGGAACTACTACTAATAAACCAGCAGGCAATCAATCACGTAATACAAAAGGCGGACGTCCAGAATTCGGAAACCGCAACAACCGCGGTGGAAAACGTCGTCCGAACCAGAAAAAAGCGGAACCACGCAAATTAGAAGTCGCTGACCCGAACTCGAAATCAAGTCAACGGAAAGCAGCACGCCGTGCACAAGAAGAAGCGATGGCGAACGTCGTTCAATACGCGGATAACTTGACGGTCGGTGAACTTGCTGAAAAAATGGCGAAAAAACCAAACGAACTCATCATGAAATTGATGGGCATGGGCGTCATGGCGACAATCAACCAAGATCTCGACGATGAGACGGTTGAATTGTTAGCATCAGACTTCGGTTTCGAAGTTGAAAAATCAGTCCAAGTCGATGAAACGGATTTCGATGCGTATGAACTCGACCTTGATAACTACGAACTCTCGGAACGTCCTCCTGTCGTTACAATCATGGGTCACGTTGACCATGGTAAAACAACACTTCTTGACTCGATCCGTAATACGAAAGTAACAGCGGGCGAAGCAGGTGGGATTACGCAGCACATCGGAGCATATCAAGTTGAAATCGATAACAAAAAAATCACATTCCTCGATACACCAGGTCACGCAGCGTTTACAACGATGCGGGCACGTGGTGCAGATGTGACGGATATCGCGATCATCGTCGTTGCAGCAGATGATGGCGTCATGCCACAGACGGAAGAAGCGATTAGTCATGCGAAAGCAGCAGGCGTACCAATCATCGTTGCCGTCAACAAGATGGATAAAGAAGGAGCGAACCCGGACCGCGTCAAGCAAGAATTGACAGAGTTCGAACTCGTTGCGGAAGATTGGGGCGGCGATACGATTTTCGTACCAGTTTCTGCTCTTAAAGGCGAAGGAATCGATGAGTTACTCGAAATGATTCTTCTCGTCTCAGAAGTTCAAGAATACAAATCAACACCAGAAATGCACGGGCGTGGTACGGTCATCGAGGCGAAACTCGATAAAGGTCGTGGACCGGTTGCGACGTTACTCGTCCAGCACGGGACACTTCGCGTTGGAGATCCAGTCGTCGTCGGTCATACGTTCGGTCGTATCCGGGCAATGGTCAACGATATCGGTCGCCGTGTGAAAGAAGTCGGTCCATCCACACCGATCGAAATTACAGGCTTAAACGATGTACCAAAAGCCGGTGATCAATTCTTCGCGTTTGAAGATGAGAAAAAAGCGCGTCAAATCGGTGAAGCACGTTACCAACGTGAAATCGAAGCACAACGTCGCGATTCGGCGAAAGTCAGCCTCGAAGATCTCTTTGATCGTATCAAAGAAGGCGAAGTCAAGGACTTAAACATCATCATCAAAGGTGACGTTCAAGGTTCAGTCGAAGCCCTCGCTGGTTCACTCAAGAAAATTGATGTCGAAGGCGTTAAAATCAACATCGTTCACTCAGGTGTTGGTGCCATCACAGAAGGTGATGTCATCCTCGCTTCAGCAGCGAACGCGATCATCATCGGTTTCAACGTCCGTCCAGACGGCAACGCGAAATCAATGGCAGATCAAGAAAAAGTTGAGATTCGTCTTCACAAAATCATCTACAATGCGATTGAAGAAATCGAACAAGCGATGAAAGGGTTACTTGACCCTGAATTCGTTGAGAAAATCATTGGACAAGCTGAAGTCCGTGACGTCATCAAAGTTTCGAAAGTCGGAACGATTGCTGGTGGTTACGTGACGGAAGGTAAGCTGACACGTGCAGCAGGTGTTCGTGTGGTCCGTGACAGCATCGTTATTTATGAAGGGAAACTTGATACACTACGTCGCTTTAAAGACGACGTCAAAGAAGTCGCAACCGGCTACGAATGTGGAATCAAGATTGAGAAATATGACGACATCAAAGTCGATGACGTTATCGAAGCCTTCATCATGGAAGAAGTAAAACGGAAGTAA
- the rimP gene encoding ribosome maturation factor RimP, protein MTNVTEKVEALAKPIVEREGMELVDVEFVKEGADWFLRVSIDKEGGVDLEDCVNINEQLSEALNNDDPIDEPYYLDVASPGAERPLKKAEDFEKAIGKHIYVKTNDPVKDATEFEGTLLAYNDEMLEIEVRVKTRKLKIEIPVIKIAMARLAVMF, encoded by the coding sequence ATGACGAACGTAACTGAGAAGGTCGAGGCGCTCGCGAAACCAATCGTAGAACGAGAGGGGATGGAGCTTGTCGACGTCGAATTCGTCAAAGAGGGGGCGGATTGGTTCCTACGTGTCTCCATCGATAAGGAAGGTGGCGTTGACCTTGAAGATTGTGTCAACATCAACGAACAGTTATCGGAAGCATTAAATAATGATGATCCGATTGACGAACCCTACTATCTAGATGTTGCCAGTCCAGGTGCAGAACGACCACTCAAAAAAGCGGAAGATTTCGAAAAGGCGATTGGTAAACATATCTACGTCAAAACGAATGATCCGGTTAAAGATGCTACCGAATTTGAAGGAACGTTACTTGCGTATAACGATGAAATGCTTGAAATCGAAGTCCGCGTAAAAACACGAAAATTGAAAATTGAAATACCGGTGATCAAGATCGCGATGGCGCGACTTGCGGTAATGTTCTAA
- the nusA gene encoding transcription termination factor NusA — protein sequence MGPQLLEAIEQIAKEKEIDKNIIIDALEQALISAYRRNFGKESEAVKVEFDQKTGEIRVFALKEVVERLTQPEEQLSLEEAHEIDPTYELGDFHKVEVTPGDFGRVAAQTAKQIVTQKMREAERERIYNHFADREDEIMTGMVERQDARNLYVNLEGIEAVLSTHEQMPNERFGIREYIKVYVTKVDPMVKGSGASILVSRTHPGLLKRLFEIEVPEIADGEVEVKSVAREAGDRSKIAVASDDIDPVGACVGQKGARVQNIVNELNGEKIDIVRYSDDPKEYVANALSPAQVVGVYVNEPAKATIVVVPDFQLSLAIGKRGQNARLAAKLTGWKIDIKSESEAESMGLRDVFLKDEAVDVEAVQVEGEE from the coding sequence ATGGGACCACAGTTACTCGAAGCAATCGAGCAAATTGCAAAAGAAAAAGAAATCGATAAGAACATCATCATCGATGCGCTAGAACAAGCATTGATTTCAGCTTACCGCCGGAACTTCGGTAAAGAGTCGGAGGCAGTCAAGGTTGAGTTCGACCAAAAAACAGGAGAGATTCGTGTCTTTGCACTGAAGGAAGTCGTCGAACGGTTGACACAACCAGAAGAGCAACTTTCGCTAGAAGAAGCGCATGAAATCGATCCGACCTATGAACTAGGAGACTTCCATAAAGTTGAAGTCACACCGGGAGATTTCGGACGTGTCGCGGCACAGACGGCAAAACAAATCGTCACACAAAAAATGCGTGAAGCAGAGCGCGAGCGCATCTACAATCACTTTGCGGATCGTGAAGATGAAATCATGACGGGGATGGTCGAACGTCAAGACGCACGTAACCTCTATGTTAATCTCGAGGGAATCGAAGCGGTTCTATCAACACATGAACAAATGCCGAATGAACGGTTCGGTATTCGGGAATACATCAAAGTATACGTGACGAAAGTCGACCCGATGGTGAAAGGGTCTGGCGCATCGATTCTTGTATCACGGACACACCCTGGCTTACTCAAACGCTTGTTTGAGATTGAAGTGCCGGAAATCGCTGATGGCGAAGTCGAAGTGAAATCTGTTGCTCGTGAAGCCGGAGATCGCTCGAAAATCGCGGTCGCGTCAGATGATATCGACCCGGTTGGTGCGTGTGTCGGTCAAAAAGGGGCACGTGTTCAAAACATCGTCAACGAATTGAACGGTGAAAAAATTGACATCGTTCGCTATTCCGATGATCCGAAAGAATATGTGGCCAATGCCTTGAGTCCTGCTCAAGTCGTCGGCGTGTATGTCAACGAACCGGCGAAGGCGACAATCGTCGTCGTGCCTGATTTCCAATTGTCACTCGCAATCGGGAAACGCGGACAAAATGCACGTCTTGCGGCGAAACTGACGGGATGGAAAATTGACATCAAGAGTGAGTCAGAAGCAGAATCGATGGGTCTTCGTGATGTGTTCCTTAAAGATGAAGCAGTTGACGTGGAAGCGGTCCAAGTCGAAGGCGAGGAATAA
- a CDS encoding YlxQ family RNA-binding protein, whose translation MSKWESLLGLANRARKVTTGEELVLKEVRGGQAKLVLLAADAGAATRKKVTDKCTSYHVPYLEVGDRSILGHALGKDARVVVSVNEAGFAKKLTELLSND comes from the coding sequence ATGAGTAAATGGGAATCGCTACTTGGTCTCGCGAACCGAGCGCGGAAAGTGACGACTGGAGAAGAACTCGTGCTGAAAGAAGTACGAGGAGGGCAAGCGAAGCTTGTCCTCTTAGCAGCAGATGCGGGGGCTGCCACGCGTAAAAAGGTTACGGATAAATGTACAAGTTATCATGTCCCATATCTTGAAGTCGGGGATCGTTCGATTCTTGGCCATGCACTAGGGAAAGATGCGCGTGTTGTCGTGTCAGTCAATGAAGCCGGATTTGCGAAAAAGCTAACTGAACTCCTCTCGAACGACTAA